CTGACGGCACGGACAGCGGCAGGAACGATTCCCCCGACGGCGACCCGGTCGCCTTCCGCTCGGCCCCCGTGGCCGTGGGACGGTTCCCCTCAGGCGTACGGCCGCCATCGCCGCTGCCCGGCCGCAGCGCCTCCGCGTCGGGCGAGGCGACGGAGGGCCGAGGGGCCGTACCGCCTCCACGGTCGCTCCCGTCGAGGGCGTACGGCAGCACGAGCCCGGCCATCGCCAAGGTCGCCGCCGTCGAGGCCACCGCCATGGCCGGGGTCTTGCCGGCCGGCCTCGGCCGCCCCCACCCGATCAGGAACAGCGCGAACCCGAGCGTGGCCGCCAGCGACTGCCGCAGCGTCCGCCGCGCCCGGGCCAGCAGCGACTCGACGGTCCGGTAGCTGAGCCCCATCTTTACGGCGACCTGCCCGACGTCGAGGTCCTCCGACTTCAGCCGCAGCGCTTCGGCCTGCCGTGCGGGCAGCTCACCACTGCGCACGGCCAGCCACTTCGCCTCGGCCCGGTCGCACACCGCCTCCTCGACGGGCACGGGGCCGGGGGCGATGAGCGTCGGGCTGGTGTGCACCACGGCCTCGCGGTTGACCTGCCGGTAGCGGTCGACGCACAGCCGCATCGTCACCGTCGTCAGCCATGCGGCGAGCCGCTCGTCGTCCAGGTCGGGGCGTTCGGCGGCGCGCAGCATCGCCTCGTGCACCGCGTCCTCGGCGTCCTCCGCACTCATCGACCTGCGCCGGGCCACCTTGAGCAACTGCTCGCGGTGGCCCCACATGCGCTGCCAACGCTCGTCGGCCGCGTCCATCTCCGCAGGCATGTCCGTCGCCATGAGGGCCCCTTCGCGCTCACTCACCGGACTCGTACCGTCCGGCGGGGCGCGACATTACCGCCGAGTATCCCCGGTTGTGGAGGGGGTGGCGGTCATCGAGTCCGCGCCGTTACTGGTCAGCGGGCCGTCGCCGAGCGGCAGGTCGTCGCCGGGGAGGTCGATGTCCGAGGCGGGGAGGGGGAGTTGCGGTGTGTCCGTCTCCTCAGGGTCGGTGGCCGGACGGGACGGGGCGGGAGCCGGCGAGGAGGGGGCCGGCGGCGTGGGGGACGGGGTGGCGGTCGGGCGCCGGGCGGTGGGTGCCGGTGAGGAGCCGTCGTCCGGCTTCCCGGGGGACCGTGACGGCTCGGGGTGGGCCGGGGCGCCGGTGGAGCTGTCCGGCACCACCTGGTGACCTTCCAGGAAGTACGCGTACCAGGCCCTGACCGTGCGCAGATACGCCGTCGAGTGGTTGTAGCCGAGGATCGCCCGGTCCAGCTCGGCGGGGACGGACAGGTCGCGTCCGCCCGCGCACAGGTAGCGGCCGGCGGCGAGCGCCGCGTCGAAGACGTTGTTCGGGTCGCTGCGCCCGTCGCCGTTGCCGTCCGCGCCCCACCGGGCCCACGTCGACGGGATGAACTGCATCGGCCCGACCGCCCGGTCGTACGCCGTGTCCCCGTCGTGGGCCCCGCCGTCGGTGTCCCGGATCAGCGCGAAGGCCACGCCGTCCAGCCGCGGGCCGAGGATCGGCGCCACGGTCGTACCGTCCGACGTCACCCGGCCGCCCCGTGCCTGCCCGGACTCCACCTGCCCGATCGCCGCCAGCAACTGCCACCGCAGCCGGCAGCCGGGCGCCTCGCGCGCGAGCCGTTCCTCGGCCCGTCGGTAGGCGGCGAACACGCTCGCGGGCAGCGCGGCGCCCGTCTGCCCCGAAGCCTGTGCCTTGTCGCCGTCGCGCTTTCCGGTCCGCAGCGGCGGCAGCTCCGTGCGGTACGGGGTGTCGCCGGAGACGCTCGGGCCGTGCTCGGCGTCCGTCTGCCTCGGTGCCGGCGCCGAGGCGCGCGCCGGGACCGCCCCCGGTGCCTGTGACGCGGTCAGCGCCACCATCGCCGCCACCGCCGCCGCCGTACCTCTGGCGGCTCTGCCTCCGTGCCCTGCCACGTTCTGTTCCCCTCCCTGCAGACGACTGTCGTCTGCTCTACGCACCAGGGAGGGGCGTCCGTCGCGGGGGTTTTCCGGGCGTGCCGCTAGGGCGGTTTCCGTACGCCGCTCAGCGCCTCCTCCGCCCGCTGGTCGACGATGTGAGTGACCAGGTGCTGGGCCGCTCCGAAGACGACCGACCAGCCGAGGATCTGCGCGGAGCTGTCGAGGTCGCTCAGGCCGGGTACGAAAGCCCCCTTGATGAGCATGATTCCGGCCACGGCGGAGAGCGCGCCCACGGGGAACTTCAGCACAGCCGTGGCGAGCGGCAGGCGGAACTTGTACTGCGTGGCCTGGTTCACATGGAGGTGGTGCACCGCCGCGACCACCGTCAGGGCCGCTCCGATGAGCCCCGCGAACTCCACGGTCAGGACGTCCAGGCTGTTGGAGAATCTGCCGGTGACGACATCCGTGGGGGCGGGGGCCTCGGCCGCCGGAGGCAGGCCCTCGGGAGGGACCTCCTTCTCGCCGGTGGGGCAGACGACCCGGTTGCCGGGCGGCTGGGGGCGAAAGCACAGATCCAGGGACTCCTTGTCCCAGTAGCCCCACAACGCCAGCGCGACCAGGCCCAGCGTCGCCGCCCCCGTGACGATCCACAGCAGGTCGGCCAGCACGCGCACCCGCCGGTACTTGCCGCCCAGGGCCGCGTGGGCGAAGCCGAGAGCCCGGACCAGGGCGCTCCGCTCCTGGTCGGTGAGCGGCTCGTCGCCGGCTTCGGCCTTCTCGGCGATCTCCTCGACCGCATGCCGCTGGGGACTGTCCTCCGGCAGGTGCCGGCGCACGATGCCCAGGACTTCGGGAGTACGCGCCCGAACCTCGTCGTCCGAAGCCAGGGAGAGCAGATCGGCCTCGGCGGCGCGGATGTTCGACCAGGCGCGTTCGAGGGTGCCGGATCTGGGCCGGAACCGTGAGGCGTTCAGGCATGCTTCCTCGGCTTGCTGGAGATGCCCTTTCACTCCGTCGAGCACGGCCTGCCGTCGGCCGTCGGTGTCGTCCACGGCACGGCGTTCCTCTTTCGCGAGCTGAGTTCTCATCCGTGCGATCACCGTCAGCGGAAGCTCGCGCCAGGCTCCGAGATTGCCTCGGCCGCCGGAGTGATGAGGCGGGCGCACCACGGAGAACCGCCGGGCCTTCCCCGTGTCCCACATCCCGTCCTCCTGCCCTCCCTCGTCAACCTCCAGTACGACACGACCGCTCCCCGCCGACCAGGCAACTTGCTCCCCACGGGTGACAGCGCCGTCCCGCACCGTTCGGCCTACTACCGGAGGCCGGACTCCCGGGCTTCCTCTACTCAGGAGGAGTGGGTTCCGCAGGGGAGTGGCCCCCGGTACCCGGTGCTCTGGAGGCATGGCGTGGACGACAACCGCAGACTTCCCCTCGTCTACGTCCGGGGCTTCGCCGGCGGGACCCGAGGGATCGACAAGGCCGTCGACGACCCCTTCTACGGCTTCAACGAGGGCTCCACCCACGTCCGCGTCGGCGCGCACAACCAGCCGCTCTTTCACCAGTTCGAGAGCCCGCTGCTGCGCCTGCTGCGGGAGGAGGGCTACGAACTGCTCGTCAAGGGGAGCCAGGAGGCCTACCTCGTGGGCCACGCGGAGGTTCCCGCCAACACCATCTGGATCCACCGCTTCTACGACCGCTCGGCGACGACCTGGGGCGGCAGCCCCCGCGAGTACCAGCTGGAGCACGCCGCCGCCGACCTGCTCGACCTGATCGACCGGCTGCGGGAGAAGAGCGGGGCCCCCGCCGTGATCCTCGTGGCCCACTCCATGGGCGGACTGATCTGCCGGTGCCTACTGCAGAAGATCCTGCCCGACCGGGGCCGCGCCGCCGCCGACTGTGTCGCGAAGCTCTTCACCTACGGCACCCCGCACGGCGGCATCGGCTTCGACGTCGGCGGCGGATGGGTGGAGCGGATCCGGGACACGCTCGGCATCCAGGGCGCCGACATCTTCGGCCCCCGGCGGATGTACGAGTACCTCACCCCGCAGGCCGACCTGGACCCCGACGGCCCGCCCGCCGACTGGGACGCCCGCGTGATGCCCACGGGGCCGGGGGCGCTTCCCGTCGAGCGGGTCTTCTGCCTGGTGGGGACCAACCCGGCGGACTACGACGTCGCCCTCGGGCTGTCCTCCGCCGCCGTCGGGCCGCACAGCGACGGGCTCGTGCAGATCGAGCGGGCGTATGTCCCCGGCGCCCACCGGGCCTTCGTGCACCGCAGCCACAGCGGGCGCTACGGGATGGTCAACTCCGAGGAGGGCTACCAGAACCTGCGGCGGTTCCTGTTCGGCGACACCCGGATCGAGGCGTCGCTGGTCGACTACCGGCTGTCCGACGACGGGGACGTCGTGTGGCAGGCCGAGGCCTCGCTGTCGGTGCGCGGGCTGCCCGTGGTGATGCACGAGCGGCTCGCCGCCCACTGGTGCCCGATCCAGCTCGACGCGGCCCCGGACGGGCAGGAGGCGTCGGTGTCGCTGGCGACGACCTTCCTCAACAGCGGGCTGCGGATGGCGACGGACGAGCCGATGCGGTTCGTCCTCCAACTGCGGCTGATCTCCCTGCGCGAGCGGCACGGCATCCTCCGGCTCGGCGACCACCTGGAGCATTCCGCCGACTTCGCCGACACCCTCGTCATCGACGTGGGCACCCCGGAGGCCGGCCCCGGCATCTGGGCCGCCTGGAACTCGGACATCGAAGGCGCCATCCGCGACCACCGCGTCGCCGGAGAGCCCCGGGTCGACGAGGACCCCACCCCCGCTCGCTGGGTCGCGCACATCGAACTGCCCACCACCGCCGCACCGCTCGTCGGCCGCGACGCGCGGATCCGGCTCGTCGCCACGCCCTGGACCTGACGCGGTGAGGGGCCACCCGCGCTTCCTCGCCTCAGGCAATCCGCGGTTACAGTGACCGTATGCCGAAGCCGCCGTCGACCGACGCGGTACCGGATGTCCTCGTGCCGCCCGATCTGCTCCTTGGACAGCACGCGTTCGGCGTTCACCAGCAGGCAGCGCAGCAGGCGGTACTCCGCGGGGGCGAGTTCGATGGTGCGCTCACCGCGCCGCGCCCGGCGGGTGGCCTGGTCCAGCACGAGGTCGCCGTAGCGCAGTGCGCCGTCCCATCCGGCGGGCTCCGCGCTCCGTACCAACTGCCGTGCGCGGGCGAGGACTTCGGCGACTCTGCCCGACGCCGCGCCGCCCGCTAGATCACCGGTTCGCGGGTCTGGCGGCCCGGCCGGACGGTGCGCTGCTGCTGTCGGCGAACGGGGAGGGGACGGTGCTGAGGCTTGAGCCCCGTCAGACAGGCCCTAGGATTCGGAACCCAGCGAGCGCTCCTTCACGCGGGCCAGATGCCGGGTGAAGACCTCGCGGGTGTCGGGGGTCAGTGTGCGCAGGGCGACGAGTGCGGTGATCACCACGTCGCACAACTCGCCCTGCACGTCCTCCCAGCTGTGCGAGACGCCCTTGCGCGGGTTCTGCCCCGTCGCCCCGATCACCGCCTCGGCGACCTCGCCGACCTCCTCCGACAGCTTCAGCATCCGCAGCAGCATGCCCTCCTTGCCGCCGGCCGGCTGGTTGGTGTCGAGCCAGGTCCACAGGTCGTCGATGGATGCCCACAGGTCGGCGGAGGCGTCGGAAGGGGCGGCCTGATCAGTCATGCGGGCAGCTTGGCACGGAGCCACCTACCCGGGTCAGGTAGGAAAGTTCTCACTGCCGAAGAGCAACGAGCCTATGGCCCACAGAATCACGAGCACGCTCAAGTACTGGATGGGGATCGAGTAGAGAGTGTGCCGGTTACGAGGGAGGTATTCGTTGGTCTCGATGTAGAGCACATCCCGGTTCATGTACGTGCCGATGAACCAGAGGAGTACGCCGCCGACGATCATTCCGACGGCCTCACCTGCTGCACCCCACGCGCCACCGATGCCCGTCGGGAAGACAACCACGGGGAAGGCCACCAGCCCCCAGCCAGTCCACCACATCGAATGCCCCTTGAACGACCTCGGCTCTCCGCTGCGGTTCGGTCCGCCCACGCATGGTGGAGCACCAACGTCGGGACCGCTCCCGGAAAGTCCGTTGAGATGCCGCCGCACGTCGGGAAGGGTCTGGTGGCATGGAGTACTTCTGCTACCACCGCGATCGGCCCGGCTCGGTCACCTTGCGCGAGGAGCTGCTCGAAGAGCACTGGTCCTACATGGACCGGTACGCGAAGGAGCTGATCGCCCGCGGCCCCACCTTCGCCGGCGACGGCGAGACGCCCACCGGGAGTGTGCACCTCGTCGACCTGCCCGGTCCCGCCGCCGCCCGCGCGTTCGCCTTCGACGAGCCCAACTACCAGGCGGGCGTGTACCGGGACGTGCTGCTGCGCCGGTGGCGCAATCTGCTGGGACGCACCATGTGGGACTTCCCCGGTGGGCGGACCGGCGGCCACCGGTACCTGGTGCTCGGCCTCGGCGCGGGACAGCCCGCAGACCTCGCGGTGCCGGCCGACCGGGACGAACTGATCGCGTACGGGCCTCTGCTGTCCGACGACGGCGCCGCCTGGCTGGGTACGGCCGCGCTGCTGCGGGCCCCGGACCCGGCCACGGCACGTGGCGTGCTGACCCCGGACCGGTATGCCGACATCGAGGTCCATGACTGGGAGTTCGGCGGGCGGCGGTGAGGAACCCGCCTGCGAACCACCCATGAAACCGCCGGTGAAGCCACCTACTCCCCGAACAGCGCCTCCTGTTCGTCGAAGAGTCCCGCCCCCTCCTCCTTCTCCGCCTCGTCCAGCCTCTTGTTCCGCACCCCCACCACCAGCGCCGTCACCGCGGCCGTCGCCGCCAGTGCCGTAGGAACCATCCAGCCGCGGTCGAGGACATGGCCGAGGGCGTGGTCGAGGGAGAGCCGGCCGGGGCCCGCGATCGCGAGGCCGGTCGCGGCCAGGGCGAGGGTGGCCGCGTACTCGTAGCCGCCCTCCTGGTTGAAGAAGCCGTTCGGGGCGTGCACCGCGGACGCCCCCGCCATCGCACCGGCCGCCGCCGCACCCGCCCCGGGCGTCGCGAGCCCCAGCGCCAGCAGCGTGCCGCCACCGGTCTCCGCGAGGCCCGCCGCCGTCGCGCTCGCCCTGCCCGGCCGGTAGCCGACCGACTCCATGAACTGGCCGGTCCCCTCGATGCCGTGTCCGCCGAACCAGCCGAACAGCTTCTGCGTACCGTGCGCGGCCAGCACTCCGCCGGCGCCCAGCCGGAGCAACAGCAGGCCCAGATCACGTCGGTCGTAAGCACTCACAGTGACTCCCGGAACAGACAGCAGGAACAGGACCCCTCCCGCGTATCCACCGTCGCACCGACGACACCCGGTCGGCCTGTCCGCGCCGCCGTTCGGGTGGCGGGTCGGCGGGGCCGGTGTGAGGCTGACCGCTATGACGATTCAGACGTCCAAACTCAGCGACCCCGCCGTCCGCGCCTTCGTCACCGCCGTCAACGCCCACGACCGCGAGGGCTTCCTGACCATCCTCGCGCCCGGCGCGACCATGGCGGACGACGGCACCGACCGCGACCTCGCCGACTGGATCGACCGGGAGATCTTCTCCTCCAACGGCCACATGGAGGTCGACAAGGAGTCCAACCACGGCCGCGACCTCCTCACCCACTACCGCAACGACACCTGGGGCGAGATGCGCACGCGGTGGCACTTCGAGGTCGAGGACGACGGCAGGATCTCCCGCTTCGAGACCGGGCAGGCCTAGCCGACCTCGGTCACTGAGCACCCTCACCGTAAGGACTGTGCGGCAGCCGTTCCACGCACCGGTGCGTACCTCGCGGTCCCACGCGAGGCCCACCCCCACCCGGTGTCATGGAACGGCTGCCGCATCCCCCCTCGGAGTGGCCGGCGGAAGACTTGTGCGCCAAGTGTGAAGCTCTTGTGGAGGAGAGTCGAGCATATGCTCCTCACCGGTCGCAACGCAGCGGACGGCCAAATTCCGTTTGTATAGGTTGACCGTTCAGCCACGCCCCACATACGGCATCGCCGTCGCCAGCACCGTCGCGAACTGCACATTCGCCGCCAGCGGCAGCTCCGCCATGTGCCGCACCGTCCGCGCCACGTCGGCGACATCCATCACGGGCTCGGGCACCACCGACCCGTCGGCCTGCAGGGCGCCCGTCTGCATCCGCGCGGTCATGTCGGTCGCCGCGTTGCCGATGTCGATCTGGCCGACGGCGATGTCGTACGGCCGCCCGTCCAGCGACAGCGACTTGGTCAGTCCGGTCAGCGCGTGCTTGGTCGCCGTGTAGGCCACCGAGTGCGGGCGGGGCGTGTGTGCCGAGATGGACCCGTTGTTGATGATCCGGCCGCCCCGCGGGGCCTGCTCCTTCATCTGCCGGTACGCCGCCTGCGCGCACAGGAACGCCCCGTTGAGGTTGGTGTCCACCACATGCCGCCAGGCGTCGTACGACAGCTCCTCGACCGGCACCCCGCCCGGCCCGAACGTCCCCGCGTTGTTGAACAGCAGGTCCACCCGCCCGAACCGCTCCACCGCGGCGGCGAACAGCGCGGCCACGTCCTCCGGCCGTGACACGTCCGTCCGTACGGCGAGAGAGGCGCTGCCGGGCACCAGCCCCGCCGTCTCCTCCAGCGTCTCGACGCGCCGCCCCGCCAGCGCCACCGCCCAGCCCGCGCGCAGCAGTTCCACCGCGACCGCGCGGCCGATGCCGGAGCCCGCCCCGGTCACCACGGCGATCCTCGCGTCCGTCCTCGTCTCCGTTTGCCTGTCGTTCATGGGGCCGCAGGTTACGTGAGGGTCCGCCATCCGGAACTCATTCATCCGCCATCCGGGTGTTGTGTACGCGCCAAGAGAGTGTCGTCCCCGGCCACTCCAATGCCTCATGCATCCATCAGGCAGGGGAGGACCGGATGACCATCACCAGACACGCGCCCCAGCACGCCCCCGATCTGCGCGCGGCCGCCCGCCACATCGGCCGCCGCAGCTTCCTGACCGTCACCGCCGCGGCCGCCGCGCTCGCTTTCGCCGTGAACCTGCCGGTCGCGGGTGCGGCGAGCGCCGCCGAGCTCGACGCCCGCCGGATCGACGACGACCCCTTCACCCTCGGCGTCGCCTCCGGCGACCCGCGGCCCGGCTCCGTCCTGCTGTGGACCCGCCTGGCCCCCGCCCCGTACGAGCCCGACGGCGGACTGCCCGCCGAACGGGTCACCGTCCACTGGGAGCTGGCGCACGACGAGAAGTTCAGCCGGATCGCCCGACGCGGCACCGCCTTCGCGCACCCCGAGTTCCACCACACGGTCCATGTCGAGGTCGGCCAACTCGACGCGGGCCGCGTGTACTACTACCGCTTCCGCACCGGCACCTGGATCAGCGAGACGGGCCGCACCCGCACCGCGCCCGAGACGACCGGCACGGCGAGCTCGCTGACCCTCGCGGCCGTCTCCTGCCAGGCGTACGCCGACGGCTACTTCACGCCCTACCGCCATCTCGCGCAGGACGACGTGGACGTCGTCTTCCACCTCGGCGACTACCTGTACGAGTACGCGGTCAACTCCGTCGGCGGCTACCGCAACTACACCGACCGCGCGCTCCCCGCCCTCTTCAACCGCGAGACGGTGACCCTGGAGGACTACCGCCTGCGCTACGCCCTCTTCAAGTCCGACCCCGACCTCAGGGCCGCGCACGCCGCCCACCCCTTCGTCGTCACCTGGGACGACCACGAGACCGAGAACAACTACGCCGACGACACCCCCGAGAACAGCGTCCCGCCGGAGGAGTTCCTGCTGCGCCGGGCCTCCGCCTACCGCGCCTACTGGGAGAACCAGCCCCTGCGCAGCCCGCAGCAGCCCACCGGCCCCGACATGCGGCTCTACCGGCGCCTGCACTGGGGCCGGCTCGCCCAGTTCGACGTGCTGGACACCCGGCAGTACCGCTCCAACCAGGCGTACGGCGACGGCGCCCAGATCCCCGGCCCCGACGTCGACGACCCGGCGCGCACCATGACCGGAGCGACGCAGGAGCGGTGGCTGCTGGACGGGTGGCACGCGTCGAAGGCGCTGTGGAACGTCGTACCGCAGCAGGTCACCTTCTCCCAGCGGAAGTTCGACCTCACCGCGCCCTCACGGGTGTCGATGGACGCCTGGGACGGCTACCGCGCCTCCCGCCGCCGCGTACTGGACGGGGCGAAGGCCGCCG
Above is a window of Streptomyces sp. DT2A-34 DNA encoding:
- a CDS encoding nuclear transport factor 2 family protein, producing MTIQTSKLSDPAVRAFVTAVNAHDREGFLTILAPGATMADDGTDRDLADWIDREIFSSNGHMEVDKESNHGRDLLTHYRNDTWGEMRTRWHFEVEDDGRISRFETGQA
- a CDS encoding DoxX family membrane protein — protein: MSAYDRRDLGLLLLRLGAGGVLAAHGTQKLFGWFGGHGIEGTGQFMESVGYRPGRASATAAGLAETGGGTLLALGLATPGAGAAAAGAMAGASAVHAPNGFFNQEGGYEYAATLALAATGLAIAGPGRLSLDHALGHVLDRGWMVPTALAATAAVTALVVGVRNKRLDEAEKEEGAGLFDEQEALFGE
- a CDS encoding YciI family protein, translated to MEYFCYHRDRPGSVTLREELLEEHWSYMDRYAKELIARGPTFAGDGETPTGSVHLVDLPGPAAARAFAFDEPNYQAGVYRDVLLRRWRNLLGRTMWDFPGGRTGGHRYLVLGLGAGQPADLAVPADRDELIAYGPLLSDDGAAWLGTAALLRAPDPATARGVLTPDRYADIEVHDWEFGGRR
- a CDS encoding lytic transglycosylase domain-containing protein, with protein sequence MVALTASQAPGAVPARASAPAPRQTDAEHGPSVSGDTPYRTELPPLRTGKRDGDKAQASGQTGAALPASVFAAYRRAEERLAREAPGCRLRWQLLAAIGQVESGQARGGRVTSDGTTVAPILGPRLDGVAFALIRDTDGGAHDGDTAYDRAVGPMQFIPSTWARWGADGNGDGRSDPNNVFDAALAAGRYLCAGGRDLSVPAELDRAILGYNHSTAYLRTVRAWYAYFLEGHQVVPDSSTGAPAHPEPSRSPGKPDDGSSPAPTARRPTATPSPTPPAPSSPAPAPSRPATDPEETDTPQLPLPASDIDLPGDDLPLGDGPLTSNGADSMTATPSTTGDTRR
- a CDS encoding RNA polymerase sigma factor gives rise to the protein MATDMPAEMDAADERWQRMWGHREQLLKVARRRSMSAEDAEDAVHEAMLRAAERPDLDDERLAAWLTTVTMRLCVDRYRQVNREAVVHTSPTLIAPGPVPVEEAVCDRAEAKWLAVRSGELPARQAEALRLKSEDLDVGQVAVKMGLSYRTVESLLARARRTLRQSLAATLGFALFLIGWGRPRPAGKTPAMAVASTAATLAMAGLVLPYALDGSDRGGGTAPRPSVASPDAEALRPGSGDGGRTPEGNRPTATGAERKATGSPSGESFLPLSVPSVPQVPEVSVSPLPVLSAPEIPQAPEVPDVPELPAVPDLPGTPSAVPTDTALPTLPDASAAVPSDSLPVPTADALP
- a CDS encoding alkaline phosphatase, which produces MTITRHAPQHAPDLRAAARHIGRRSFLTVTAAAAALAFAVNLPVAGAASAAELDARRIDDDPFTLGVASGDPRPGSVLLWTRLAPAPYEPDGGLPAERVTVHWELAHDEKFSRIARRGTAFAHPEFHHTVHVEVGQLDAGRVYYYRFRTGTWISETGRTRTAPETTGTASSLTLAAVSCQAYADGYFTPYRHLAQDDVDVVFHLGDYLYEYAVNSVGGYRNYTDRALPALFNRETVTLEDYRLRYALFKSDPDLRAAHAAHPFVVTWDDHETENNYADDTPENSVPPEEFLLRRASAYRAYWENQPLRSPQQPTGPDMRLYRRLHWGRLAQFDVLDTRQYRSNQAYGDGAQIPGPDVDDPARTMTGATQERWLLDGWHASKALWNVVPQQVTFSQRKFDLTAPSRVSMDAWDGYRASRRRVLDGAKAAGIENLMVLTGDVHVGYGFDIKDDFDDPDSATLGTEIVATSVASGRDGVDKPANWDTYMQANPHMKFYNGRRGYVTVALGEEQARADFKTVPYVTTPGAPVTTAASFVTEVGEPGLTPV
- a CDS encoding triacylglycerol lipase, with the protein product MDDNRRLPLVYVRGFAGGTRGIDKAVDDPFYGFNEGSTHVRVGAHNQPLFHQFESPLLRLLREEGYELLVKGSQEAYLVGHAEVPANTIWIHRFYDRSATTWGGSPREYQLEHAAADLLDLIDRLREKSGAPAVILVAHSMGGLICRCLLQKILPDRGRAAADCVAKLFTYGTPHGGIGFDVGGGWVERIRDTLGIQGADIFGPRRMYEYLTPQADLDPDGPPADWDARVMPTGPGALPVERVFCLVGTNPADYDVALGLSSAAVGPHSDGLVQIERAYVPGAHRAFVHRSHSGRYGMVNSEEGYQNLRRFLFGDTRIEASLVDYRLSDDGDVVWQAEASLSVRGLPVVMHERLAAHWCPIQLDAAPDGQEASVSLATTFLNSGLRMATDEPMRFVLQLRLISLRERHGILRLGDHLEHSADFADTLVIDVGTPEAGPGIWAAWNSDIEGAIRDHRVAGEPRVDEDPTPARWVAHIELPTTAAPLVGRDARIRLVATPWT
- a CDS encoding SDR family oxidoreductase — protein: MNDRQTETRTDARIAVVTGAGSGIGRAVAVELLRAGWAVALAGRRVETLEETAGLVPGSASLAVRTDVSRPEDVAALFAAAVERFGRVDLLFNNAGTFGPGGVPVEELSYDAWRHVVDTNLNGAFLCAQAAYRQMKEQAPRGGRIINNGSISAHTPRPHSVAYTATKHALTGLTKSLSLDGRPYDIAVGQIDIGNAATDMTARMQTGALQADGSVVPEPVMDVADVARTVRHMAELPLAANVQFATVLATAMPYVGRG
- a CDS encoding MazG-like family protein, translated to MTDQAAPSDASADLWASIDDLWTWLDTNQPAGGKEGMLLRMLKLSEEVGEVAEAVIGATGQNPRKGVSHSWEDVQGELCDVVITALVALRTLTPDTREVFTRHLARVKERSLGSES